The genomic stretch CAATTTATGGTAGGAGTGTTCTTTTCCGATCTAAACCGTTCAGAATTTATATGACATCTGGAtgaacaacatatccaaaatccAGACCAATCCAACGGTGAAATGATGATATAACGGCTAAATGTAGGTGACATTGAGCAtaacaacatatccaaaaatcaatttaatccaGCGGTGAAAAGTCAAACTATGGCTGCCGAAGTGCCTGCCCTGTTGCAATCCCAAAACCCatagtttcaaatcaatttattctttctatttttcagcAAATCAAGCCATTATCATGCAATTAAATCTTGAAATTCACATGAACAATTACTCCcccaaaatatttatatgaactctagaattttaaacttggaggttttcttctccttatgcaagaacaagagagaaaaacgAGATTACTAAAGGGTATGTTGCTTACCTTTGCTACTTTAACTTATTTCAATGAATTCTTgctaaaatttacaaaattcatgtcctcctcttccaatttccagcttcttctctttgtttctctcAAGCTCTATAACTCTCTAAgttgttatttaatttgttttcttggataGAATCCTCCTAAGAACACTCCCTTTTGATTTAGCttgaagaaatgaagagaaaatgaagaaaatgggaCAAAACAAATGGTCTCCctcctgttttttcttcatttgcaGAGGACGTGCTTTGTTTttaaagagaggagaggagagtatttgttttgataaaattacaaaaatgcccCTTGTGTCATCTTTTTTCATTTACCCAATTTTCAGTACTCTTCGTAAATCTTTTCCAAACTCTGATTGACACGAAATTTgaacctaatataaaaaaatatgtctgGAGATTCTTTACAAAATTTCaacccgatccaacggtcggattgagataTATCATCGATATTGTAAAACTAGACAATTAGTATCTTTTACACTAAAATCTGAATTTCatgctttaatttatttacttagatCTTCATAACATTTCCCCTTAATTTatactcaataaattcaatattaccacatttatcattaatttgtcAGAATACGTGTTTTGACCGGGGTTTAcatatcttctatttttttttttcttattcttttatccATTGAAACTCATCACTGATTTCGCCAACGTTAcaagttttaaactaaaaatcatgaCTCTCTTTTCGACTTcaataatatctttaaatttttttatggagatcattctctctctcacatGACACATTTATTGTCATTCCtactatttattcatttctttcatacCGAATATCCATTACTCATCGAAACGTCATTACTTCGATCCtatatgttgttgtttttttattctttctttttattattatttatttttatttacgggGGTTTACATGACGTGTCCTAGAAATGTCACTCTCTTcagccaaaattcacatttactcagTTTTGCTTATAACTGGtgatctctcaaggtttgtaaggtttgtATCAAGTGTTCTTCGTGCTCCTCGAAAGAATTTGAGTACAccagtatatcatcaatgactaccaccacaaacttatccaagtatggttggaaaacccgattcatcaaatccatgaagaggGCTGGGGCGTTCGTCAACCCGAACGGTAGCACCAAAAATTCATGGTGTccgtaacgagttctaaatgcggtctttgctacatccacttctttaatcttcatctgatagtacCCTGATCTCAGATCTATCTTCGAAAATGCCCTCGCTCCCTTTaattgatcaaacaaatcatctatccgaggtaatagatacttgtttttcattgttgttTTGTTCAGCTGTCAatagtcaatacaaagtctatgggttccatctttctttctcatAAATAGGACCGATGCTCTCCAAGGAGAATTATTGGGccgtatgaaccctttgtctaaCAATTCAtgtaattgagtctttaactcgTTCAGTTCTGCTGGAGCCATCCGATGCGGTTGTTGGGTTATGTGTGGGACTCCAGGaaaagtgtctatagacacttcTACCTCTTGCTCCAGGGGTAGTCCCGGTAGTTCTTCGGGAAACACATCTGGGAATTCCTTCACCACAAGAATATCCTTCAGTCGTGGACCTTCATCatcagagtttaagatgtatACGAGGTACCCCatacatccctttcttaaaattttttgggTTGTTACCATTGATATTAAGGCATTCGATTTGAGGATTCTCTTTCCTTCAAAAGTAATTCTCTCAcccttaggtgtttggaaagtaaCAGTTCTAGCATAACAATCTATTAGAGCCTTAtatttactcaaccaattcatgcctaagattatgtcaaaatcatgcagcTCTAAGGGAATCAAGTCTACTTCTATTTCATACCCAAATAAACTAACCCGCACATCCACATacacaatatttgtttcaaccatgtttcctATTGGAGTTCCAATTATGAACCCCTTCTCTACTATTTCTACTCCCTTTCTCAGTTTAGTGacaattctcttagcaatgaatgagtgggtggcacccAAATCAAACAACACATACACATTAAAGTCATTCAATAGTAgtgtacctgccaccacatccGATGCAGCCCTAACCTCCTCTTGTGTCAGTGGAAGACCCTCACCGGGGTCCTATCATTTTGTGCCCTCAATTTCCCTCGACTGGAGTTTGCTCTTGATTAAGAAGATCTCACTGGCCTATTCACGATGACTGACTATTGGTGGCTCTGACTATGCTGCCTATAGCTCTGTACTTGTCTGGTGTTCCTTTTGGAGCAGTCTCTCTTGTAATGACCTCTTCCACCACAGTAATGACACCCTTAACCAAGATACTGGCAGTTCCTCCACCTATGACCCTCTCCTCTGCACACAAAGCATCGCCCGGGGGAAACTAAGCGGTCCccagggtgtttttgtccaTATTTTACACAAAAAGGATAGTCAACACCCTTGCGGTCACCGGTCCCGGTTGAAGAGTTTGCCTTCGAGTGCGACTGTCCAACCATCACTCTCCCACTTGACTGTTGGTGAGGCGGTAATATCAAACTCCCTTTTTTCCTGTACTGCTCAAAcactccactttttcctttcttcagGAGTGGTGGTCTGCCGCTAAAATAgtccccatctctctttttgcttatacCCTGATACCCCCCTTAGCTTTCTCCAATACATGCCTCCAGAGCTTGTgcagcctcaatcaactccctcacAGATTTAAATCGCAAGGTgatcaatccttgtctcaaatccTATCATAAACCATCTCTCAACTTCTCAATCATATGTTCCTTTGTCGGCACATAGTGTGGGGCGAACAATGAGAGGTTATGGAATCTCCTTTCGTACTCCAATACCGATATATCACCCTATGTTAAtgccaagaactcttgttcTTTCACCTTGCAATGGTACttggaataaaattgattctcaaactctgtCTTGAAGTCACAGGCGTGGTGCAACAACAGTAGGGAGtacgagtagagcttctattgcaggtaggtgaatcacacctatacttcctagttaatttccatgatttatttatattaccaatgtgaaatgtgaattactgaatgtacgggtattcaaggtgaaaagttgtgtgaattgccaaatgatgaaattatcactgaTAAAGGAAATACGAGAAGTACTGTTTGAggcgtaaactagcatacatttagtgtatgttaggattccGGATAAGGGGATCGTCACgattggactagcatacatttagtgtatgttaggatcccggataaggtgatcaccatgtatcggctagcatacatttagtgtatgttaggatcccaggtaaggggatcaccatgtatggactagcatacatttagtgtatgtaaGGATTccaggtaaggggatcaccatgattagactagcatacatttagtgtatgttaagaTCCTGGGTAAGGGGATCCCTatgtattggctagcatacatttagtgtatgttaggatcccgaaTAAAGGGATCACCTTGCATAGACTCATATggggtgatgatgatggtacaagtgaaattggtatcggtagtgtgataagcaaaaataatcatgtttgatttcataaagtttggaatgaaggttgaaagtgggagagggaacaattaataatatttggataaggaagggattctaataaaaactagaagagagaagcaaatgaactatgaatgCATGTTACCCTAttaaaattgttagatgttcatgttgtcatatttattgtaatattcatctttcaataatatgtattttgtttcaggatcatcacatgcacgacaggagtagatcctagcttatgttcctttcttgtaatctaggttctaaggagtatacccttgtattttgtaaacatgaaaatgtttatataacttaatttgtataattaatgtttaaacttgattgaatgaatttaatcatgtagttcatataaccatacttcatgcctatgtaattatacttatttatttttatttatccataatgatattttgttatgtaatgCATTTCATAAATATTGCGGTGGATAGGTGTgagtataagtgtggaaattaaaacccaagatgattgggtcgggaattaagttatgagatgcgagctattagaagtgtaaataaattcatgtcaataacctAGGACCTTCCGGTATAGGGGGGAACTCCGTTGAAATTCTGGTAGATTTTAATACAAAGaccatgaacatatatatatatatatatatatatacaaaaaaaaaattattatgttttttttttcgattaacatgagattgtcgttttatccCGGAATGGGGGATGTTACATTTTCTTTCAGTAGCTTGCTACTCTTCATGTAATTTGGTTATTGATGTTCGTTCTAGGAGCGTGCTCCCTATTGTTTCTCATTTGCTTTGTACATGCTTGTCTATATGACTAGCTGGTTCTCCAGCTTGGTTCATTTtgatctataatattttttatatttaataaaaaaattataaagcctaatttctaattaatcaaaatgttcattgatgaaatataaaaaaactaattaaaaaaagacctaaaaaagccacccaagttaacttgtcaaaatcGTGATTTGGGTTATAAGACtaaaataaccttataaaaaaaaatcaaaacaaattataaagtttaattctcaatcagtccaatgttgaaggatgagtgtgaaaaaaaaatcaattaaaaaacaaacataaaaattattaaagtcaATCTATTAAACCTATGACCTAAGTtatgagactaagataacctcataacaaaaaataaacgactagatttaatctaaattaactagTTAAATCTACGACTTTGgtcatgagattaagataatcctataaagagaaaataaaaacaaattataaaactcaattgcTAATCGATCCTATTGGATCCAATATTGAACgatagaatttgaaaaaaattttaattaaaaaattaatacaaaaaatgagATAAATCAATATGGATTAACTTGTTAAGCACTATTCTCAGGTCATAAGGTTAGGATAACCTGCCAAACTTGCAACTGAAATAACctgccaattaaaaaaataaaaataaatcatgaaccttaattctcaatcaaacacaatattaaattatgaaattaaaaaaaaaatcaattaaaaaaatgagtcaaCTAGAATAATATGTCATACCCGTAACCTGGGTCATGAGATGtggataacctaataaaaaacaaatgcaatgTTGAAGGacatgagactaagataacattttataaagaaagtaacaaaacaagaacCTGATTTAATTAAGGTTAAAATACCATAACTTGTGACCCTAATTATAAGACCAAGATatcctcatagaaaacaaatcaaaacagattatgaaattcaattctcaatcaacccaatattgaatgataaaattataaaaagtttcaattaaaaaaacaaaaaatgattcaaGTCAACTTGAGCTAACCCATTAAGTACTATTCCCAAGTCTTGAGACCAGGTTAAGCTAATTGAAaccaataaaacaaatcatgaaacctaattcataattaacctaatattaaataataaaattgaaaaaaaatcaataaaaaaaaaccctagccaaccaagttaacttgtcaaatctgcGATCTGTGTCATGAGTGTgagataatcaaataaaatatctaatattaaatgataaaaaaaaaacattaattaaaaaaaataaaagaagaaaggaaaaaaaataaaggcaattgttttttttgggaCCACACCAAAACATGTGGGGGAAGCATTCTTCATTGTGACAACACTTTCCACACGTGTTTTAGTGTATTGTTAATAATAAcctggataatttttttatgttaaaaaaaacatttgatccTACCGTAGCATAGCAATAACTAATGGTATCTTAaatgttttaagtttttatatttagtatctCGTATTTGTACTCATATATCTTTTTATCCTACATCTTTCCAATGTTTGcgtttgttttttggtttttgtagttttaaaatGGTAGTAAAAAAGGGGTGTGTTAAGCTCCTTTCTTCACcgctttttgtttttcagtcaaagattgatttttttaagattattgatATAGAAAAAGGACAAACACACCATCAAATTcgatgtttttcatttcaagcATAGTTTGAGAAATAATGTTAATAATTGGTTTATATGGTAGAAAGATAATTCTAATTTGACTTAATGGATCAAAACTTGATAAATAGATCTTAACATATTAAAAGcctgaaataacaaaaataattaaataaaacataacctAAATAAACCTTTAAATTCTACAGGccttaaaataaactaaaaggtaaataaataatagtccAACTAACTAAAACAagattaaagttgaattttgtaATATGTTAGTATAATCAATTCTTAACTTCAAACACTAAGTTTTTCTCTCTTGTCTTGATGAATTAGAAGGTCTACCATATGTAACTAGACATATATGGATGTCTACTTTCCAATACAACTAGAATTACATTAAAAGTCATTATATAGGTCTTGTTATGACCAAAATAGTAGCAAAAAGTCAAAATTagcaaatttggattttttattccaATCTTTCTGAAATGTTCGGATGCTTTCCTATAAgccattttttaatatgaatcaaattaatcaaggtttgttattaattatttgatatccTTTTGAAGTCCATCTTATCTCATGTATCTTGAAGATGTCTATTAATTGCTTTATTGAACCTTTTTAGTCTAAGTTTTGTGACTGACCTAATGAAACCTTTAATGGATCTCTTGGTTTTGAAATTAAGATCACATCATTCCTTCTCTCCTCGGAATGATTCACCATCAAATCATCACCTAcatcaaacaaagaaagatcAAATACATTAAATGTAGCACTAATACCATGTTCACTTGGTAATTCCACTTTGTAGGCATTATCACTAATCTTTTTTAAGAATTTGAAATGGTCTGTCTCCTCTCAACATCAACTTAGATCTCCTTTgagtatgaaatatatattttctcataTGCATCCAAACCTAATCTCCTGGTTCAAATACtgtctttttcctttctttattggTTTTAGATACATATTGCTCATTCACCTTTTTGATTTGTTATCGTACTTTGACAACCTGTGCTACAAttcccataaaaaataactctttCATCAACAAGTAAAGACAATAAATCCATGGGATCattaataagataaattcatccaactttgaaaaaaatattagatactCTTTACCCCTTTGGTGCATTCTTTGGTGATAGGTAGCTCATAATAAACTAAGACTTGTGACTTTTGTATAATGCAAGGGCATGCCACCGATTCTTGCCTAACTTTTCAAGATGactataaaaatcaagttaatgtTATGGGAATGATTATATACCCACAATACAAGTATGATCCCTAATTCTCATACTTACAATCCTACATAAAGGGATCATCCCAACATGAGATATAGGGATCAAAGAGATGGTTTTGCATCATAAAATCAAGGTGTTAACAGGGGCATCAATCTAAGAAATGATTAAATCACTTACATTTAATACATTGACaaagcaataaaatataatgcaattttagcaaaaaataagttaagtattcaaaacttgaaaaaacaagtagggcaacttgctaatattgttaacaAGTTAGAATCACAAGGTTCTAGAAAGCTGCCTTCATAAGTTATGCCTAGTAGGGAGAATACTTGAGTTATCACATTGAGGAGTGGAAAACCATTAAGAGGTCCTGAAAAATGCATTGATGACTTGGAAGACAAACAAAAGTTGAGCATGGAACATCCTTACTTGTTATTGAACCTTCTAAAATTTCTCCAAGCATAATTGAATCAATTTTCATTCCTTTTAAGAAAAATTCTAAACCTTTGAATTCTTCTTTTAAgctaattctatttttttttccctttgagtTCTTCTAACTCACAtacaaaagagaagaagaaaatgaaatttcagAAATGTTTAGGAAAGTTGAAATCAATATTTCACTCTTAAATGCAATCAAGCATGCCATTGGCTATGCAAAATTTCTTAAAGAACTATgcacaataaaagaaataaaagaaatgagaaactaggttaatgaaataataaatatgaggGAGAAGtatatgttattattaaaaaaaaaaaaaaaagacaaaggtCCATTTCAAATCTTCTTTTAAgctaattctattttttttttttcctttaagttCTTCTATCTCACacataaaagagaagaaaaaaatgaaatttcagAAATGTTTAGGAAAGTTGAAATCAATATTTCACTCTTAAATGCAATCAAGCATGCCATTGGCTATGCAAAATTTCTTAAAGAACTATgcacaataaaagaaataaaagaaatgagaaactaggttaatgaaataataaatatgaggGAGAAGtatatgttattattaaaaaaaaaaaaaaaaaagacaaaggtCCATTTCAAATCTTCTTTTAAgctaattctatttttttttcctttaagttCTTCTATCTCACacataaaagagaagaaaaaaatgaaatttcagAAATGTTTAGGAAAGTTGAAATCAATATTTCACTCTTAAATGCAATCAAGCATGCCATTGGCTATGCAAAATTTCTTAAAGAACTATgcacaataaaagaaataaaagaaatgaaaaactaggttaatgaaataataaatacgAGGGAGAAGTAtatgctattattaaaaaataaaaaaaaacagacaaaggtccattttctatttcttattaaattgacaatacaagttttgaaagattcGTGTTACTTCAAGAGTTTCAATTATTGAAATGCTAAAATCTATCCGAGAAACTTTTAATCAtggtacttttttatttttatttttaaaagggaaaaaataactaGGCTACAAAGAAAAAGTACAGAGCATTATtgtaaaacactttaaaaaagcGTGTACACTGACTTcatggtcttttttttcttcattttgctGCTCCTCCATCATCAACCACAAAATTAATTGCCTGCTGCGCTAACCATGGCTGATGCTCTTGTATCAAAGGTCTTGCAGCAGCTAACTTCAGCCATTGAAAATGAGTCAGCATTAATCCTT from Populus alba chromosome 8, ASM523922v2, whole genome shotgun sequence encodes the following:
- the LOC140955882 gene encoding uncharacterized protein, giving the protein MVGQSHSKANSSTGTGDRKEERVIGGGTASILVKGVITVVEEVITRETAPKGTPDKYRAIGSIDPGEGLPLTQEEVRAASDVVAGTLLLNDFNVYVLFDLGATHSFIAKRIVTKLRKGVEIVEKGFIIGTPIGNMVETNIVYVDVRVSLFGYEIEVDLIPLELHDFDIILGMNWLSKYKALIDCYARTVTFQTPKGERITFEGKRILKSNALISMVTTQKILRKGCMGYLVYILNSDDEGPRLKDILVVKEFPDVFPEELPGLPLEQEVEVSIDTFPGVPHITQQPHRMAPAELNELKTQLHELLDKGFIRPNNSPWRASVLFMRKKDGTHRLCIDY